TGCTACGCGAGTGAGCTGTTCTGTCCTTTCCTTGTCTGAATTTATTTGCTCGCGTCGCCTGTTCATCTGGCTGTTCCGATTCACCATGAATGTTGTTTACTCAGAAAGAATTCACCATGGCTCCGGTGCAGGCATCGTGGCTGTTCTGACGCTCCCGGCACTGTACCAGAAATACCAAGAATGTGTGGACACATACATGAGGTTTGCCTACATGAACCTGCGCATGTACGAGATGGTGTACGAGAGGTTCTCCATGAAATGCTTCATCAGGGTCAGGGATTGCGTCATGGAGGTCCTCAAGGATCCATGACCAGCTTCCACCGCCATTGCATCGCTTGCTTCCACAGGGATTGGAtttgattttgatttgaattcttCTGTATAGTTTTCTTTGATTGAGCATAGTATATCCCTATCAGCACAGGAGTGGAAAATATAGAAGGAAATGAGTAGTTCTGATTGGTTCTGAtgattgtttgtttgtttgctcCGGGTGGTGTGCTTTTATCTTTGATcttcagctgctgctgctgttcagCTTGGAGCAGTCTAGGGTGATGCGAACAAATGGCTGCAGCTGTTCCAGTTTGATGCTCAGCGCAGCCACGATCGCATGTAGTTTTGTGTGCGCGCCTGTTATCGCCCAGGCTGCTTTCATGTAGCTGTTGAGTTTGTACAGAAAGACAAAACTCACTGTAAACATTTTGCTTATATCTATCATTCACCCTGAATGCATTGGACTGAAATCTGTTGGATTGTTTACCGTCAGCATTGCAAACCGCACCCGTAAACCTCTGAAAGTGAAATAATATACCTGCTAGAGGATCTGCAACAAATGACATGATATGGTCCACAAGGGAGATTAGCTTAAACCAAAGAGCTGACTTAGGTCTCAGAAACATGATCCATTCACATCTGAATGGACAATGGAGTGATGGACGGACAATCGCATCCCCTACAGGGCGCAACAAAATGACTGGTTCGACAGGCCCCCAGATACAGCAGCTAAGTCGGTTCAACAAGCCTTCAGGTTCCAAGTTGGTTAGGCTAGGCATATATACATACACCACTAACCAAAACTGACCGAGACTGCTACAGTTTGTGTGCTACAGTTTGAGCGCATTAGCAGAAGAACATAGAGCTCCTGACTTTCTCATGCAGACGTGGCAGCTCTGGCACGGGTGCACTGCCCACCGAGGTATGCCCTCCCTGGCTGGAGGAGGCATCTGACATCTCCTCAAATTTCAGGAACGAACCGACCTGCGCTGCGGCGAGATGGGCATAGCAAATTGGAGCAACTGCAAACAAACACACCCTGTCATTTGCTGTGCCGGAACTCTTGCTCCAGCAAAACTAAACTGGGATCGTGTGACCTACCTACGGAGATGGCCGTTGTGCTCCTTTGATACCTGAAAGATAGGCCACAGCAACATTATAAGCAAGTGCTATAGCCAGCAAGTAGTAACAATGAATACAGCCACCACAGCAAGCTTCCCCTACTTACACATAAGAGAGCGAATGAACAAACTCCTGCATGTCATCAGCAGAGAAGCCTATCTCATCGTGGAGAACATGATAATGCGTCGGCCTTGTTGTTCCCTGATACAGACAAGCATATACCGATATTTAGCCCCTAGAAAATCTAGGATTTGTTAGCTTCCCTGAGctcacacacacaaacacacacacacacgagaGGTAGAGGATGAACTAGATGAGAGGAAGAGAAGCAGAGAGTGGACACGAGGAGTTGTTGCTGCTTGATCttctgagctgcagctgctcttcTATATATAGCCAAGCCAGTCAAGGTGAGTTAAATTACAAGGTATGGCTCTAGTGCCCAGCCACCTCTAGCCTTGCTGCTACTTGCAGCTACTACTATGCACAATAGTCACTTGCCGCCCAAAATTGAAGTGGCAGTCATGACCAAAAGTGACAAGAGCAAAAGCTCCTATCAGCATTGAAAGGTACAAGCTAGAGCATGGTGATTATCTAACAGGATTCAGAGATAACTTGCAACATTTAGCTCTTGACAATGTCATTCGAATCAGAGTCAACTTACAATCATCCCAGCATGTGCACACATGTAGAAGTCAAAGTTCCTAGGATGGCACACTTTGCTGTCCACAACAGTACCTGCAGAATGACACATGTATTCATTGCACGTCTCAGGACACTGCCAACTCGCATGTAAACAGTAGCACACTTCGTAATTGTTACCCGGAGGAACGTTATCTGGAGATCCAGTCTGAAAAAACTTGGTATGATGGTTCTTCTGAGCTACAATCACAGTGAACTTGGGCGACCACTTCTCATCGAGAAACTTGCATGCCTGCATTGTTTAAACGATGTGCAGCCTAGTGGTGAGTACAAGAGTTGGCGGCAATCTAAGCAAATGTGTGAGGACAAATCAGAACAAATGGATTACCTCAATGATCTGATCGAGTTCAATGTTTATGACCTGGGTAAATTGGCTTTCACTAACTCCATCCCTAAAAGCAGCAAATAGTTGCACCTCAGTTGTTAACAAAGTATCAATACTCCATTCCAGTAAAAAAATGCACCCTACTTTTCACAAGTTTCTTAGTTTTCTCAACAGGATTTAATGATATGAGCAAATAGTAATTCCAGAATTTCAAACCTGAAAATAATAACATGGTCAGGTTTTCGCTTTCCAGAGCTAGTATAGAAGTCAATCAGTGATTCCCTGGAAGTCACAAATATGAAGATAAACATAGTATTCAGAAGGCATCATGTGAAACATACATATTACATACATCCACATACTAAGATATCTCTTACCGAATGAGGCCATCATCTTCAGTTCCCCGTGGCTTAAACAAGGAGGTCATCATTTCTTGCCTGGCAGATTGGGTGTGAACTGAAGCTCTATATTTAGAGATATTAGGCCATTGACGAGAGCTGACCACCTAAACACAGTCAATAAGTTATGGCTACAATACATTAACATAGAACTATTTCTTTAAGCCACAAAATCATTTAGACCCCATGGGAGCAGGCACTGCACAATTAAAAGAATATCCTTCTTACTGCAGCAATCGAAGGTTTATCTTGTCCTGGATgaccatgtgacacatccataCCCAAGATGATGGTGGGTACGTCAGACACATGAGGTATTGCACGAGATGCTTCAATTTGCAGCAACGAGTTCAGCCCGCCAAGCTAGTTATGAATAAGGGAAAAGGGTGGTATAAGTACACATTAGTGAATAACACGGTGCAAGAGAAGACAaattatgcaaaaaaaaaacctttgcattaatctTCATCAGCAAATTAAGCAGGTATGGATCATTGACTCTTATTGGTGCTAGACATTGTGTGACAATACCAAATTCAGCAAGGCACTTTCTCTTCCAAGGACCTGGTTGAAACAAAGTTTAATTGTTGCAAAGGTCCGATAACAATATGGAAGGGTTGCAATGGTAACCAAATATAAACTAACCATAGACTTCACAATTTTTCCTCTCCGAGAGAAGGCACAAGAGGAACCTTGGAGCTCCAGGAAGTTTTGATTTTATCTGTTCAAACATATCATCCACTCTTCTTGACACAGGGGCACGCCTCATAGAGGGGCTCTCTTCAAACACCTCAAAAGGTTCGTCCATTTGCTGCAAAAAATGATGTGAGGAACAGAAATTGTGATACTTCCTAACATATCATCCACTCTTCTTGACACAGGGGCACGCCTAATAGAGGGGCTCTCTTCAAATAGTGCTCTGTGGAAAATGCTTGAAAGCTAAAACATACAATTCCCTTTGCAGATGCATTTCTCATCAGGTCAGGAATAAGTCTCCGAATATCACAACGTGCTGAGAAATTAACAACCGCCCACTTATCCACAGAGCATGTTTGAATTAGCTTCTGAAAAGGGCACAGGATTTGTCATACATCAGAAAGATCCTTCCTAATCAAGAAGTACTAGAGAAGATACAAGAAGAAGCACGCTGACCCTATTGGTGAAATTCCACTTTCCATTTCGTGGCAAGATATCTTCACTGTTGGCGGCTTTCAGCTACATGATATTAGATTTGATTAGATGAATTTTGCTAGTTCACTGATACAGGAACAATGTTTTGAACGAGAAAACATCTAAAGCTCACAATGGTCACAAACCTTCGGGGCTTGCAGGACCCTTCCTTCAATTTGAGTAAACTTTGGAGCAACTGAAATACCACACACCCTCAGCATGGGGTCGGAATCGTAGTTACTACGTTGCAGCGCCTAACATTTGGGGTACTCATAAAGTGTCAATTAATAGTTGTAAAAATCAATCCCATGCAGTTATAAATGTTTGCAGCTTGCAAAAATCAAGGTAAACAACTCACATCGTTAAGGACTGCCATCCTTTCATCAGGCTTCTGTCTAGACCTCTCGACTAGGTTGGTCCTTTGTAGCGTAGACAAAGCTTTAGTGTATCTTTGTAAAGGAACAAGGTTGCACAGCTAGTAACACAGCACAAAAACATGGCATGCACCATATTTTTAGCAAACAAGAAGATGTAAGGATGTACACTAGCAAAGTGAAACAAACCTCAATGGGAAAATATGTTGGGCGCTTTGGTTTCCCAACATTTATACAGGGATAATCACCAGAATACCGCAGTTCAATTCCTTTCTTCATATAGTAGTCATAGACAGTTATTTCaacagtatcattactaccatccctCAGTTTAAGTGGAAACCTAGTTGCATATGCCCATGAGAAAACAATTAACAAATGGCAGTAATATCATAAAACACACTGAAAGCACAAGAATAACTCAATCATATTGAAAGCACAAATGATCCGAACAGAATTAATAACAGCAATACTTGCTGAACAAAAAATGTTCTTAAACAAGCTTAACACAATAGGGTACTTTTTTTCAAATACCAAGTAAAGCACTGACAAAAACAAAGATGGTAAGAAAATATATTCTCACGTCTGTTCCTTGCAATTCTGCTCACTAAGACCAACAATCTTGGATTCTGTATTCCCATGAATTGTCTTAATTCTCAAGTTCTTCAGAGCACGCTTGGCCTATATTGAGTATGCATGCATCCAAAATAGAGTTATCAAAGAGATATTTCAATGCGTTAGTGTGATCATTCAAGAGGTTCCACACAAAGACGCAACTTACCTTTTGCCAGTCAATTTTGCTAGGATGATCAACTTTCTGGTTAGCAAGAAGAAAATCAGAAACTGGACCTGGCCTCACAATCATTGTCGTTGAAACATCTGCAGATTtcgagagaaaaaaaggaaaaaactaACATGAGCATGAAAGATCAAATGTAAGATAGATAATAAACAATCTGGTTCCATGGTACTGGTGCTGGACGAATACATACCAATGTTCAGGGAAAGTCCACTCTGTGTGCCACGAAagcttgaatgaaatccacgaCAACCCACAACACCACCACCCAAATCAACAAAGTTTGAAGGGTTGTTATGGAAAAATGACTGCCTGACTATAAGACAGCCCCTGCAAATAGTGAGAAAAATTGACCACAGAAATTATAAATGGCATATAAAAGCCTGACCAAAGAAGATACTTAAATCTAGCTATAATCATCTATGAAGATAAATAGTTACGTACTGTTTTGCAGAATGCTGTCTCAGTATAATATCAAGAACACGGAGAGCCTCCAGTGAGTTCTCTGATTCTTCACCTCTAATGGCTTGACCAATAGCGCTCATAGGAATTTTTGCTGCCAAACTTAATTCGACTTTGAAAGTCTTCGGCTGGTATGATCTCCTCACTCTCTTCTTGTCACCACCTCCAGGACTGTCATTTCCTTCAGGGCTCCCATTGGCAGCAGTTCTACAACcgtaaaaaatttcaaaaatatatggcaatACAAATTACAATTGTGtgtaggcaaaaaaaaaaagaaaacagatcAAGGAATGAAACTAACTTTCCAGTAGACGGCTCCTCCATAACTACAGTGAACTCATTGTTTACTTGTGGAAGAGCACCAACAGTAAACAGGCTCTTTTCTCCATCATATGCAAAGTCCTTGTTAGAAAGCTCAGAGTGATATGTCTGCTGCAGTTTATCAATCACCTTTCTGCCTACCACTTTCCCATCAACGGGTTGATCATCCTCATACTTCAACTTCACCTATTCATATTGAACATGACAATCAGATCAGTCAAGGATATATATAGAAGAAGGGTATGTGACAATGTATTTTGAATAGGTGAGCTTTGTTGTCAGACATACATCATAGTGAAAGAAAAAGTCTTCAGTACTCTTCACCGAGACTTTAAAGTGATTTGAATAGAGCTGGATTAGTTGCCCTTTTCGTCCTACACCAGGCCTGGCCATTGGTAGTTTCTTAGGCTTTACTGGTTTATCTGGTGGCGATTCACCCAAAACATCATCAGCTTTAATCGGCACCACATTCGGTGGCACCGGAGGGGGTGGCGGCAACTCATCAGCATCACCATCATGAGAACTCATTTTAAGATAAAACAAGCTGCAACCTCTGCAAGGAAATAAGGACAACAGCAATCCATGTTAGGGAAGGTAACAAGCACTCGAGAGAATCTGGTACCAATGCAACAGCAGCATATAATCACGAAGTTGAATCTATCCATAACTTAGCATCAATCCCTATCATCTTCAACACTATAAGCTCCACATTTTTGTTAACTTCTTTATCaggcaaaattcagataaaaTGCAGAGCCTATCTAATGAATTGAAAGACACGAATAGCTATGACTATGTCCAACTTCTGAACTCATCTCCCACTTCATCAGCACTAGCCATATTCCTCTGTTCTTGTGCCTGTTTCCCAATGCATTGCTTCGTTTACTCGTAGCACGTGACCTCCTAGAGTAGCCAGGACACATTTGGACACGAAATAAATCTCTACCGTAATCTCTCTTGTACAATCCATCAAACGAGCCATCAACCTTGTCTACACGCACGCCTTTAGCGGCAGCATTATGCCGTTGAGAACACACGGACTGTGCGTACTGTTGACTAAAAGAATCACAATCAGCATTATACTGTTGACTGTGCGTCCAGCGGGAGAACGAGGGGTACAAGTGTCATTTCACCCTTCGGAAAATAAAATGGCAGCGGATGCAAGAAGCGCATGTATGGAGTTCCAAATTTGCGAAGCCGATATTTGTTATGGAGAATATGTGATGTTTGGAGTCCCGAATCTACAATTTTCTCGCCCAAGCTAGTACTTTTTTTCTGAAACAAGGTTTCAGataagagagaaaagatggaagCTTAGCATAGCTGAACAGAACATTTTTCcccaaaaaaaactaaaaaaattgacccaatgcccccccccccccaccctaaATTGTTCTGGGAGTAAAATCCACTCTAGGTCCTTGAACTTGTCCCAAGGTCTCATCTAGGTCCATGTACTTAGGAAACCAGGTAAACAGGTCCTTAAACTTGTTTAAATGTGTCATCTAGGTCCAAAACCGGATTTGGTAgacggttttgctacagtaaggtgttttgtcttttttcttttttttaacatttagattgaatctttgaaaaatcatagtaaattatagaaaaatcataaaataaaaaatccaatttttttggactccacatgagtagatctacaagtgaacatataatatgatatgctttagtacaaaatttttgctacaaagcttatctttttcttttttatttatttggctgaatctttaaaaaatcatagtaaatcttagaaaatttataaaatagaaaatccaattttgttagactccacaTGCGCATGTCTACACAGTGagtatataatatggtatgcaaggtttttaaagcggtaaggcgaggcaAGGCGATGCGCCACCGCTCGGACGCCTAGGCGTAAGGCATGAGGCGAGGCGCCGCTGCCCTCctctgcctccgcctccgcctctgcctcctccgTCGCCGCCCACCCCTTGCCTCCTCCGTCGCCAGCCTCTGCCTCCTTCGCCGCCAGCCCCTGCCTCCACCCGATGCCagaccggaggaggaggaggagggggaggaaggacaggaggcggcggcgcagctccgTTCCCCGGTGGCGCGGCACTGGAACGCCGGCCTAGGCGAGGAATGGTAAGGCGACGCCGACGCCCAGCTTTTTTTTCCGctcggacgcctaggcgacgccttaaaaACCTTGATGGTATGCTTTAGTCCAATAAAATAATTAGAAGTTGCAGCTAcgaattattttaattaattatagaaaagtatagatctaaagctaaaaaaaattgtactaaaacataccatattatatgttcacttaTAGATTTACTCATGGTGAGTCCAAAAAATTTGGATTTTTcgttttatgatttttctataagttactatgatttttcaaagattcaatctaaatgttaaaaaaaaagaaaaaaacaaaaaccacctactgtagcaaaaccgcctgTCAAATCCGGTTTTGGACCTAGATGACACATTTAAACAAGTTTAAGAACCTGTTTACCTGGTTTCCTAAGTACATGGACCTAGATGAGAcctcaggacaagttcaaggaccTGCAGTGGATTTTACTCTTATTCTGGGGTAAATTCCTAAGCAGTAACTCATCGCGTTAACACTGCTTTTTATGTTTGCAttaaaagggaaaaaaagaagaccaagaagacGAATCTCCGGTGTGATTGAACCACAACGGAAACACCCTAGCCCTTTGAAATTATATTTCAAGAAAAACAAATCTGTGAATGCCAGGAAGTCGCTATGTGGCTACGAGCGCGTGAAAACCGCGAAGGAAAAACCCTAGCCCTTTGAAATTAGGAATATGTCAAGAAAAACAAATCTGCGAGTGCCAGGAACTCGTCATGAAACCCTAAGAAAGCAGAAGATGCATGGAAATGGATGGGGGGTTTTTGGAGGGGACTAGGGTTACACATGCCGCAGCATTGTGGCCACGAGAGTCGATTCGTTTCCCATGGACAATACTCCAATCGAGCAATGAACCGAGCAGAGGGGGAAAGGAACAAAGATTTATGGCGCATTTCATCTTCACTCACTTACCCAAGCAAGGAAGAAGCAGAGGCCTCGGGGCCTCCgaagtcgtcgtcctcctctcgCACCCAAGCCAAGAGTGTGGAGTGGAGTGTGGTGGTGGAGGAGCGTAGTGGTCTCACTCCTCGCAGTCGCCGACGCGTCGACGCCCCGACTCCCTGCCCTGCCGCTGCTTAAatgaggcaggcaggcaggcaggcgctCCTCGATCGGCGCGGCGGCTCCTCCACCATCTCCTCGGTGTCTCCTCCGCggcctgctctctctctctcttcagcGGCGCGACACCTGGACATGTGGACGGTTGGGATGCACTAGGGCGTGGCCGCGTGGCTGGGCCGGACCTGACCGTCTCGGGGGCGAGGCGACGGACGGATCCAAAAAGTGGTCGCGTTCCTGGTGGGCCGCTCGGTCCGCACCACGAACGACCCACAACAACGGCGGGCACACAGTAGTTGTTGGCTGTAAATATTACTAGAACATAATGCACACTTTGAGCGCCCGATCACGAGTTGCATACAGTATCCAATATCCCATGCAAATATTATAATAATATTAATATTGTTGATTGAATGGGATCTGCAGCTCATAGGTGCTGTGAAAACCATAAATTATATTTAACAATCAGTATTAGTAGCTACCAAACATTTTAACAGGTAACTTAGAATACTGATCCAAATAAGAGTGGAGTACTAAGATATTAAAAGGAGGAGATAACACATTTTGTACTCATCCGGTATCCAAAAGAGTTTCACTGATGTTGAAAACACCAGGTTCTAAAGGGCAGACCCCCAAAGGCTCCCACTCGagtggggtctggggaaggaaAATATACGAGCAAGCCTTACCCCCACAGTAAACTGCGGGGAGGCCGCTCGAACCCACGACCTGTCACTTCGGTGAGCAAGCGCTCAACCAACTGCACCAGGCCTGCCCTTCATATAAAATGCCTAAATATATATAGCACCAAGCAACAGGGCATCAGATGCAGATCAAGGCATGGTTGGAACTGTGTAAATATAAAATAAGCTGCTCCCCTTCTTCCTTCTAAGCATC
The nucleotide sequence above comes from Panicum virgatum strain AP13 chromosome 3K, P.virgatum_v5, whole genome shotgun sequence. Encoded proteins:
- the LOC120700403 gene encoding protein argonaute 4B, with the translated sequence MSSHDGDADELPPPPPVPPNVVPIKADDVLGESPPDKPVKPKKLPMARPGVGRKGQLIQLYSNHFKVSVKSTEDFFFHYDVKLKYEDDQPVDGKVVGRKVIDKLQQTYHSELSNKDFAYDGEKSLFTVGALPQVNNEFTVVMEEPSTGKTAANGSPEGNDSPGGGDKKRVRRSYQPKTFKVELSLAAKIPMSAIGQAIRGEESENSLEALRVLDIILRQHSAKQGCLIVRQSFFHNNPSNFVDLGGGVVGCRGFHSSFRGTQSGLSLNIDVSTTMIVRPGPVSDFLLANQKVDHPSKIDWQKAKRALKNLRIKTIHGNTESKIVGLSEQNCKEQTFPLKLRDGSNDTVEITVYDYYMKKGIELRYSGDYPCINVGKPKRPTYFPIELCNLVPLQRYTKALSTLQRTNLVERSRQKPDERMAVLNDALQRSNYDSDPMLRVCGISVAPKFTQIEGRVLQAPKLKAANSEDILPRNGKWNFTNRKLIQTCSVDKWAVVNFSARCDIRRLIPDLMRNASAKGIQMDEPFEVFEESPSMRRAPVSRRVDDMFEQIKSKLPGAPRFLLCLLSERKNCEVYGPWKRKCLAEFGIVTQCLAPIRVNDPYLLNLLMKINAKLGGLNSLLQIEASRAIPHVSDVPTIILGMDVSHGHPGQDKPSIAAVVSSRQWPNISKYRASVHTQSARQEMMTSLFKPRGTEDDGLIRESLIDFYTSSGKRKPDHVIIFRDGVSESQFTQVINIELDQIIEACKFLDEKWSPKFTVIVAQKNHHTKFFQTGSPDNVPPGTVVDSKVCHPRNFDFYMCAHAGMIGTTRPTHYHVLHDEIGFSADDMQEFVHSLSYVYQRSTTAISVVAPICYAHLAAAQVGSFLKFEEMSDASSSQGGHTSVGSAPVPELPRLHEKVRSSMFFC